The Pseudomonas kermanshahensis genome includes a window with the following:
- a CDS encoding RHS repeat-associated core domain-containing protein, translated as MKIQDEHVAMSSSQKPLKERNRSRFFGQGDRLCSVLIDGDHHRLMSGNALLIARLVTCSPPMLLRTNHAGTVTGTQGREGDKHLSYTSYGFRAPFGQGALPGLNGEYLDPMTGCYPLGRGRRFFSPALMRFLSSDVLSPFHAGGLNGYSYCGGDPVNKHDPSGHNGVILKNFPGISEFLTGDPNRRVTGALFNPDTKKLTDFRVKMVNGEAQIRLTDFDYSDRTMYVSADRTVFIDERFSYQGSSDIDLMPLVKTHQRDMLEKGFELKTVNPRKAVMTEHGLVVQSHDIYLSERGAVETSQAPIHPQLPASGSSQAPIHPQVPASGSSREPQMSFLVRLRDKLRRKK; from the coding sequence GTGAAAATACAAGATGAGCATGTCGCTATGTCCTCCAGTCAGAAGCCGTTGAAAGAGCGTAACCGATCACGTTTCTTTGGTCAGGGAGATCGACTTTGCAGTGTGTTGATCGACGGTGACCATCATCGATTGATGAGTGGGAATGCACTGCTCATCGCTCGGCTGGTAACGTGCTCCCCCCCGATGTTGTTGCGCACGAATCACGCAGGGACTGTGACGGGAACACAGGGTAGGGAGGGCGACAAACATCTTTCCTATACCTCTTACGGTTTCAGAGCACCGTTCGGGCAGGGAGCGCTTCCAGGACTCAATGGTGAGTACCTGGATCCAATGACTGGCTGTTACCCACTGGGGCGCGGGAGGCGATTTTTTAGCCCAGCCTTGATGCGCTTTCTGTCATCGGATGTGCTGAGCCCGTTTCATGCTGGTGGGTTGAATGGATACAGCTATTGTGGGGGGGATCCTGTCAATAAGCACGATCCCTCCGGTCACAACGGCGTAATACTGAAAAACTTTCCAGGTATTTCCGAGTTCTTGACGGGGGATCCAAATCGACGAGTCACGGGCGCACTCTTCAACCCGGACACAAAAAAACTGACAGATTTTCGCGTCAAGATGGTTAATGGTGAGGCGCAAATCCGCTTGACTGACTTCGACTATAGCGATCGAACAATGTATGTCAGTGCGGATAGGACAGTATTCATTGATGAGCGTTTCAGTTATCAAGGCTCCTCCGATATCGACCTGATGCCCCTCGTGAAAACTCACCAACGGGATATGTTAGAGAAAGGTTTTGAGCTCAAGACGGTCAATCCTCGCAAAGCAGTTATGACTGAACATGGTCTTGTGGTGCAATCCCACGACATTTACTTGAGTGAACGAGGAGCTGTTGAAACGTCGCAAGCGCCGATTCATCCGCAGCTACCCGCCTCTGGCTCGTCGCAAGCGCCGATTCATCCGCAGGTACCCGCCTCTGGCTCGTCGCGTGAGCCGCAGATGAGTTTTCTAGTGCGCCTCCGAGACAAATTACGGCGAAAAAAGTGA
- a CDS encoding ion transporter, translating to MQTPQSIRERLFVIVFQTDTVAGRRFDKILLLIILASLVTVILDSIDEIHQGYAGLLAAIEWGFTAIFLAEYLTRLYCSPKPLRYAFSFYGLVDLLAIVPGVIALYYSDAQYLLIIRVIRMLRIFRVLKLGQYLKQANYLMAALRGSKQKIIVFLVTVSTLVTVFGTLMYVIEGPEHGFTSIPKGIYWAIVTLTTVGFGDIVPKTPLGQVLSSLVMITGYSIIAVPTGIFTAELANAMRGEQLQHDCPTCSKRSHEHSAAFCSRCGNALFPKQ from the coding sequence ATGCAAACCCCGCAATCAATACGCGAGCGGCTCTTCGTCATCGTCTTCCAGACCGACACCGTAGCCGGCCGCCGCTTCGACAAGATCCTGCTGCTGATCATCCTGGCCAGCTTGGTCACCGTCATCCTCGACAGCATCGACGAAATACACCAAGGCTACGCCGGCCTGCTCGCTGCCATCGAGTGGGGCTTCACCGCGATCTTCCTGGCCGAATACCTCACGCGCCTGTACTGCTCGCCCAAGCCCCTGCGCTACGCCTTCAGCTTCTACGGCCTGGTCGACCTGCTGGCGATCGTCCCCGGGGTCATCGCCCTCTATTACAGCGACGCGCAATACCTGCTGATCATCCGGGTCATCCGCATGCTGCGGATCTTCCGCGTGCTCAAGCTTGGCCAGTACCTTAAGCAGGCCAACTACCTGATGGCCGCGCTGCGGGGCAGCAAGCAGAAGATCATCGTGTTCCTGGTCACTGTCTCGACCCTGGTGACCGTGTTCGGCACCTTGATGTACGTGATCGAAGGGCCGGAGCACGGCTTTACCAGCATTCCCAAAGGCATCTATTGGGCCATTGTCACCCTGACCACGGTGGGCTTTGGCGATATCGTGCCGAAGACGCCGCTGGGGCAGGTGCTGTCGTCACTGGTGATGATCACCGGTTATTCGATCATTGCGGTGCCGACCGGGATCTTCACGGCAGAGTTGGCCAATGCGATGCGGGGGGAACAGCTGCAGCATGATTGCCCGACATGCAGTAAGAGATCCCACGAACACAGCGCCGCCTTCTGTTCGCGGTGTGGCAATGCGTTGTTTCCAAAGCAATGA
- a CDS encoding RHS repeat-associated core domain-containing protein: MGECETVMKGATELRGLAGRALAYTAYGYLRKVSGAALGFNGEWKDELLQGYALGNGHRLYCPALMRFFSPDVLSPFGKGGVNTYSYCQGDPVNRLDPTGGAGVSKRSPGGAERVAVHRPVKATNDRISPEFKKGPGKYQLASTVSREVVEYSGPGFTGGFSGAPVKVRPVGAAAGVQSQGPTIDELGEYWQNYWHWEHRPGTKPMTRDQMIPNHQRAQGTQIADIEYGMALIREQEARREIDIQVLASFGHW; encoded by the coding sequence ATGGGCGAGTGTGAGACGGTCATGAAAGGGGCAACTGAACTACGGGGCTTGGCAGGGCGGGCGCTGGCATATACCGCTTATGGCTACTTGCGAAAGGTGTCGGGCGCTGCGTTGGGGTTCAATGGTGAGTGGAAGGACGAGCTGCTGCAAGGCTATGCACTGGGCAATGGGCATCGGTTGTATTGCCCTGCACTTATGCGTTTTTTCAGCCCGGATGTGTTGAGCCCGTTCGGTAAGGGGGGGGTCAATACTTATTCCTATTGCCAAGGTGATCCGGTCAATCGCTTAGACCCGACTGGTGGAGCAGGCGTTTCAAAGCGCTCGCCGGGGGGGGCAGAGCGAGTGGCGGTGCACAGGCCTGTAAAAGCGACTAATGATCGAATTTCCCCGGAGTTCAAAAAAGGTCCCGGCAAGTATCAACTTGCGAGCACTGTTTCGCGTGAAGTCGTTGAATATAGCGGTCCTGGCTTTACCGGAGGCTTCAGTGGTGCGCCTGTGAAGGTACGTCCCGTAGGGGCGGCAGCAGGCGTACAGTCACAAGGGCCAACTATTGATGAGCTTGGAGAGTATTGGCAGAACTATTGGCACTGGGAACACAGGCCTGGCACTAAGCCGATGACTCGGGACCAGATGATTCCCAATCATCAGCGGGCCCAGGGCACTCAGATTGCAGATATCGAGTACGGCATGGCGCTTATCAGGGAGCAGGAAGCACGCCGGGAAATAGATATTCAGGTGCTGGCATCCTTTGGTCATTGGTAG
- a CDS encoding urea transporter: protein MYTKNFVNPCPDWATALLNGFSQVLLLRNPLCGLCCLLAILLTAPNLVGGALLGALAGLLTAQRRGYDRADRQAGLYCYNGVLIGILISAVLPWSAIMPPLILAAGGLSSIITHQWRKRGGKLLIAYTAPFVLLGWGALLIAEPSTAVFAEPNPLYALARGVGQIFLLDNPFAGLLIIVGMFIASPYAAMWAVIGSAIGGGVALLIDQAQVAWMGLYGFNAALAALAFSRQSEKPCVTLLAIALALLLQPLFNLMPIAGLTAPFVLACWLMHSGNHFWQLLLRRDIWRLHN from the coding sequence ATGTACACCAAAAATTTCGTCAACCCGTGCCCCGACTGGGCCACGGCGCTGCTCAACGGCTTCAGCCAGGTGCTGCTGCTGCGCAACCCCCTGTGCGGCCTGTGCTGCCTGCTGGCCATCCTGCTGACCGCCCCCAACCTGGTTGGGGGCGCCCTGCTCGGCGCCCTTGCAGGCCTGCTCACCGCCCAGCGCCGCGGCTACGACCGCGCCGACCGCCAGGCCGGGTTGTACTGTTACAACGGCGTACTGATCGGCATCCTGATCAGTGCGGTACTGCCGTGGTCAGCGATCATGCCGCCGCTGATCCTCGCAGCCGGTGGGCTGTCGAGCATCATCACCCACCAATGGCGCAAGCGCGGTGGCAAGTTGCTGATCGCCTATACGGCACCGTTCGTGCTGTTGGGCTGGGGCGCTTTGCTGATCGCTGAACCCTCGACGGCTGTCTTTGCCGAGCCAAACCCGCTGTACGCCCTGGCGCGCGGTGTCGGCCAGATCTTCCTGCTTGATAATCCATTCGCCGGGCTGCTGATCATCGTCGGCATGTTCATCGCCAGCCCCTACGCGGCTATGTGGGCCGTGATCGGCTCTGCCATCGGGGGCGGCGTCGCGCTGCTCATCGACCAGGCGCAGGTGGCCTGGATGGGACTATACGGCTTCAACGCAGCGCTGGCGGCACTGGCGTTCAGCCGCCAGAGTGAAAAACCCTGTGTGACGTTGTTGGCAATTGCCCTGGCACTGTTGCTACAACCGCTGTTCAACTTGATGCCCATTGCCGGGCTTACAGCGCCGTTCGTACTGGCCTGCTGGCTGATGCATTCGGGCAACCACTTCTGGCAGCTTTTACTGCGTCGGGATATTTGGCGTCTACATAACTGA
- the pyk gene encoding pyruvate kinase, which produces MTPDKKVKILATLGPAINGIDDIRQLVEAGVNIFRLNFSHGEHADHALRYQWIREVEQQLNYPLGILMDLQGPKLRVGRFAEGKVQLQRGQALRLDLDKAPGDSRRVNLPHPEIIAALEPGMDLLLDDGKLRLRVTAKHDDAIDTTVLNGGELSDRKGVNVPQAVLDLSPLTEKDRRDLAFGLELGVDWVALSFVQRPEDIVEARQLIGDRAYLMAKIEKPSAVEQLQAIAELADAIMVARGDLGVEVPAESVPQIQKRIIGTCRQLGKPVVVATQMLESMRFSPAPTRAEVTDVANAVAEGADAVMLSAETASGDYPLEAVQMMSKIIRQVENGPDYQAQLDVGRPKAEATVSDAISCAIRRISGILPVAVLVNYSESGASTLRAARERPRAPILNLTPNLNTARRLSVAWGVHSVVNDRLRQVDEICSTALEIAQAQGMASRGDTLLITAGVPFGKPGSTNTLRIETLV; this is translated from the coding sequence ATGACGCCTGATAAAAAAGTCAAAATCCTCGCCACCCTCGGCCCTGCGATCAACGGCATCGACGACATCCGCCAACTGGTCGAAGCCGGGGTGAACATCTTCCGCCTCAATTTCAGCCACGGCGAGCACGCCGACCATGCCCTGCGCTACCAGTGGATCCGCGAAGTCGAGCAGCAATTGAACTACCCGCTGGGCATCCTCATGGACCTGCAAGGGCCAAAGCTGCGCGTGGGCCGTTTTGCTGAAGGCAAGGTGCAACTGCAACGTGGCCAGGCACTGCGCCTGGACTTGGACAAGGCACCGGGCGATAGCCGCCGGGTCAACCTGCCGCACCCAGAGATCATCGCTGCGCTGGAACCCGGCATGGACCTGCTGCTCGATGACGGCAAGTTGCGCCTGCGCGTGACCGCCAAGCACGACGACGCCATCGACACGACCGTGCTGAACGGCGGTGAGTTGTCCGACCGCAAGGGCGTCAACGTGCCGCAAGCGGTGCTCGACCTCTCCCCGCTCACCGAGAAGGACCGCCGCGACCTGGCCTTCGGCCTGGAGCTGGGCGTGGACTGGGTGGCCCTGTCGTTCGTGCAGCGCCCTGAAGACATCGTCGAGGCGCGCCAGCTGATTGGCGACCGTGCTTACCTGATGGCCAAGATCGAGAAGCCCTCGGCGGTCGAACAGCTGCAGGCAATCGCCGAACTGGCAGACGCGATCATGGTGGCCCGCGGTGACCTGGGCGTGGAAGTACCCGCCGAAAGCGTGCCGCAGATCCAGAAGCGCATCATCGGCACCTGCCGCCAGCTGGGTAAACCGGTGGTGGTGGCCACGCAGATGCTCGAATCCATGCGCTTCTCGCCTGCGCCCACCCGCGCCGAGGTCACCGACGTGGCTAACGCTGTGGCCGAGGGTGCTGATGCGGTGATGCTGTCGGCCGAGACTGCGTCGGGTGACTACCCGTTGGAAGCCGTGCAGATGATGAGCAAGATCATCCGCCAAGTGGAAAACGGCCCCGACTACCAGGCCCAGCTCGACGTTGGCCGGCCCAAAGCCGAAGCCACCGTATCGGACGCCATCAGCTGCGCGATCCGCCGTATCAGCGGCATTCTGCCGGTGGCGGTGCTGGTCAACTACAGCGAGTCGGGCGCCTCGACGCTGCGTGCCGCGCGCGAGCGACCACGGGCGCCGATCCTCAACCTGACGCCGAACCTGAACACAGCGCGCCGCCTGAGCGTGGCCTGGGGTGTGCATTCGGTGGTCAACGACCGCCTGCGTCAGGTTGACGAAATCTGCTCGACCGCCCTGGAAATTGCCCAGGCGCAAGGCATGGCCAGCCGCGGGGACACGCTGTTGATCACCGCCGGTGTGCCTTTCGGCAAGCCGGGTTCGACTAATACGCTGCGGATCGAGACCTTGGTCTGA
- a CDS encoding glycerate kinase type-2 family protein has product MSVDPQKILRELFDTAIAAAHPRQVLEPYLPADRSGRVIVIGAGKAAAAMAEVVEKSWQGEVSGLVVTRYGHGANCQKIEVVEAAHPVPDAAGLAVAKRVLELVSNLNEDDRVIFLLSGGGSALLALPAEGLTLADKQHINKALLKSGATIGEMNCVRKHLSAIKGGRLAKACWPATVYTYAISDVPGDLATVIASGPTVADPSTRADALAILKRYNIEAPKAVIDWLNNPASETVKADDPALARSHFQLIAKPQQSLEAAAVKARQAGFSPLILGDLEGESREVAKVHAGIARQIVLHGQPLKAPCVILSGGETTVTVRGNGRGGRNAEFLLSLTENLKGLPGVYALAGDTDGIDGSEENAGAFMTPCSYARAEALGLSASDELDNNNGYGYFAALDALIVTEPTRTNVNDFRAILILETPQS; this is encoded by the coding sequence ATGTCGGTCGATCCGCAAAAAATTCTTCGCGAGCTGTTCGACACAGCCATCGCCGCCGCCCACCCGCGCCAAGTCCTCGAACCCTACCTGCCCGCCGACCGTAGCGGCCGGGTCATCGTCATCGGCGCCGGCAAGGCCGCAGCCGCCATGGCCGAAGTGGTCGAGAAAAGCTGGCAGGGCGAAGTGTCCGGCCTCGTCGTCACCCGTTACGGCCACGGCGCCAACTGCCAGAAAATCGAGGTGGTCGAAGCCGCTCACCCGGTCCCTGATGCCGCCGGCTTGGCCGTGGCCAAGCGCGTGCTGGAGCTGGTCAGCAACCTGAACGAAGACGACCGTGTCATCTTCCTGCTCTCTGGCGGTGGTTCGGCACTGCTGGCACTGCCCGCCGAGGGCCTGACCCTGGCCGACAAGCAACACATCAACAAGGCGCTGCTCAAGTCCGGCGCCACCATCGGCGAGATGAACTGCGTGCGCAAGCACCTCTCGGCGATCAAGGGTGGCCGCCTGGCCAAGGCCTGCTGGCCGGCCACGGTCTACACCTATGCCATTTCCGATGTACCGGGCGACCTGGCCACGGTCATCGCCTCCGGCCCCACCGTCGCCGACCCAAGCACCCGCGCCGACGCCTTGGCCATCCTCAAGCGGTACAACATCGAAGCGCCAAAGGCCGTCATCGACTGGCTCAACAACCCAGCCTCGGAAACCGTCAAGGCCGATGACCCGGCTCTGGCCCGCAGCCATTTCCAACTGATCGCCAAGCCCCAGCAGTCGCTGGAAGCCGCCGCCGTCAAAGCGCGCCAGGCTGGCTTCAGCCCGCTGATTCTGGGCGACCTGGAAGGCGAGTCGCGTGAAGTGGCGAAGGTGCATGCTGGCATTGCCCGGCAGATCGTTCTGCACGGCCAGCCCCTCAAGGCACCGTGCGTGATCCTGTCGGGTGGCGAAACCACCGTCACCGTACGCGGCAACGGCCGCGGCGGGCGCAATGCCGAGTTCCTGCTCAGCCTCACCGAAAACCTCAAGGGCCTGCCGGGCGTGTACGCGCTGGCCGGTGACACCGACGGCATCGATGGCTCCGAAGAAAACGCTGGCGCCTTCATGACCCCTTGCAGTTATGCCCGCGCCGAAGCCTTGGGCCTGTCGGCCAGTGACGAGCTGGACAACAACAACGGCTACGGCTACTTCGCCGCGCTCGATGCGTTGATCGTCACCGAGCCGACACGCACCAACGTCAACGACTTCCGCGCCATTCTGATCCTCGAGACTCCGCAATCATGA
- a CDS encoding 2-hydroxy-3-oxopropionate reductase: protein MAKIGFIGTGIMGKPMAQNLQKAGHSLFVSTHHDAAPADLIAAGAVALANPKEVAQEAEFIIVMVPDTPQVEAVLFGENGVAEGVGPNKVVIDMSSISPTATKAFAEKIKATGAAYLDAPVSGGEVGAKAATLSIMVGGCPKAFERALPLFEAMGKNITRVGGNGDGQTAKVANQIIVALNIQAVAEALLFAAKNGADPAKVREALMGGFASSKILEVHAERMIKGTFDPGFRINLHQKDLNLALQGAKELGINLPNTSNAQQVFNTCQALGGGNWDHSALIKGLEHMANFSIRDDK, encoded by the coding sequence ATGGCTAAAATCGGCTTTATCGGCACCGGCATCATGGGCAAGCCCATGGCTCAGAACCTGCAAAAAGCAGGTCACAGCCTGTTCGTTTCCACCCACCACGACGCCGCCCCGGCCGACCTGATCGCCGCTGGCGCGGTGGCCCTGGCCAACCCGAAAGAAGTGGCCCAGGAAGCTGAATTCATCATCGTCATGGTCCCCGACACCCCGCAGGTGGAAGCCGTCCTGTTCGGTGAGAACGGCGTGGCCGAAGGTGTCGGCCCGAACAAGGTCGTGATCGACATGAGCTCGATCTCGCCGACCGCTACCAAAGCCTTCGCCGAGAAGATCAAAGCCACCGGCGCCGCCTACCTGGACGCCCCGGTGTCCGGCGGTGAAGTCGGCGCCAAGGCCGCGACCCTGAGCATCATGGTCGGTGGCTGCCCGAAGGCCTTCGAGCGCGCCCTGCCGCTGTTCGAAGCCATGGGCAAGAACATCACCCGCGTGGGTGGCAACGGCGACGGCCAGACCGCCAAGGTGGCCAACCAGATCATCGTTGCGCTGAACATCCAGGCGGTTGCCGAAGCCCTGCTGTTCGCCGCCAAGAACGGCGCCGACCCAGCCAAGGTTCGTGAAGCACTGATGGGTGGCTTCGCTTCGTCGAAAATCCTCGAAGTGCACGCCGAGCGCATGATCAAAGGCACCTTCGACCCAGGCTTCCGCATCAACCTGCACCAGAAGGACCTGAACCTGGCCCTGCAAGGCGCCAAGGAACTGGGCATCAACCTGCCCAACACCTCCAACGCCCAGCAAGTGTTCAACACCTGCCAGGCCCTGGGTGGCGGCAACTGGGACCACTCGGCGCTGATCAAAGGCCTGGAGCACATGGCCAACTTCTCGATCCGCGACGACAAGTAA
- the hyi gene encoding hydroxypyruvate isomerase has translation MPRFAANLSMLFTEQDFLARFKAAADAGFSGVEYLFPYDFSAAEIKQQLDAHGLTQVLFNLPAGDWAKGERGITCHPDRVEEFRAGVDKAIEYAKVLGNTQVNALAGIRPQGLQCADVRKTFVDNLKFAAEKLKAAGIRLVMEMINTRDIPGFYLNTTKQALEIQAEVGSDNLFLQYDIYHMQIMEGDLARTMEANLKLINHIQLADNPGRNEPGTGEINYRFLFEHLDRIGYQGWVGAEYKPLTTTEAGLGWLKTHVGAGLSRESARKDTSIA, from the coding sequence ATGCCTCGCTTCGCTGCCAACCTGTCCATGCTGTTCACCGAACAGGACTTCCTGGCCCGCTTCAAGGCCGCCGCCGATGCTGGTTTCAGCGGCGTCGAATACCTCTTCCCGTACGATTTCAGCGCCGCTGAAATCAAGCAGCAGCTCGATGCGCACGGCCTGACCCAGGTGCTGTTCAACCTGCCGGCCGGCGACTGGGCCAAAGGCGAGCGTGGCATCACCTGCCACCCCGACCGCGTTGAAGAGTTCCGCGCCGGTGTCGACAAGGCCATCGAATACGCCAAGGTCCTTGGCAACACCCAGGTCAACGCCCTGGCCGGCATCCGCCCGCAAGGCCTGCAATGCGCCGACGTGCGCAAGACCTTCGTCGACAACCTGAAGTTTGCCGCCGAAAAACTGAAAGCCGCCGGCATCCGCCTGGTCATGGAAATGATCAACACCCGCGACATCCCAGGCTTCTACCTGAATACCACGAAGCAAGCCTTGGAAATCCAGGCCGAAGTCGGCAGCGACAACCTGTTCCTGCAGTACGACATCTACCACATGCAGATCATGGAAGGTGACCTGGCTCGCACGATGGAAGCCAACCTGAAACTGATCAACCACATCCAACTGGCCGACAACCCAGGCCGCAACGAGCCAGGCACCGGCGAGATCAACTACCGCTTCCTGTTCGAGCACCTGGACCGCATCGGCTACCAGGGTTGGGTGGGCGCAGAGTACAAGCCGCTGACCACCACTGAAGCGGGCCTGGGCTGGCTGAAGACCCATGTGGGAGCGGGCTTGTCCCGCGAAAGCGCCCGCAAAGACACCTCCATTGCCTGA
- the gcl gene encoding glyoxylate carboligase, whose amino-acid sequence MSKMRAIDAAVLVMRREGVDTAFGIPGAAINPLYSALKKVGGIDHVLARHVEGASHMAEGYTRANPGNIGVCIGTSGPAGTDMVTGLYSASADSIPILCITGQAPRARLHKEDFQAVDITSIVKPVTKWATTVLEPGQVPYAFQKAFYEMRTGRPGPVLIDLPFDVQMAEIEFDIDAYEPLAVNKPSATRVQAEKALAMLNDAERPLLVAGGGIINADASDKLVEFAELTGVPVIPTLMGWGTIPDDHALMVGMVGLQTSHRYGNATLLKSDLVFGIGNRWANRHTGSVDVYTEGRKFVHVDIEPTQIGRVFTPDLGIVSDAGKALDVFLEVAREWKAAGKLKCRKAWLEDCQERKATLQRKTHFDNVPVKPQRVYEEMNQVFGKDTTYVSTIGLSQIAGAQFLHVYKPRHWINCGQAGPLGWTIPAALGVVKADPSRKVVALSGDYDFQFMIEELAVGAQFNLPYVHVLVNNAYLGLIRQAQRGFDMDYCVQLAFENINSSDAASYGVDHVAVVEGLGCKAIRVFEPGEIAPALLKAQKMAEEFRVPVVVEVILERVTNISMGTEINAVNEFEDLALVGNDAPTAISMLD is encoded by the coding sequence ATGAGCAAAATGAGAGCAATCGATGCAGCCGTTCTGGTCATGCGCCGTGAAGGTGTAGATACCGCGTTCGGCATCCCAGGGGCTGCCATCAACCCGCTGTACTCGGCCCTGAAAAAAGTCGGTGGCATCGATCACGTCCTCGCTCGCCACGTTGAAGGTGCCTCGCACATGGCCGAGGGCTACACCCGTGCCAACCCAGGCAACATCGGCGTGTGCATCGGCACTTCCGGCCCTGCCGGCACCGACATGGTCACCGGCCTGTACAGTGCGTCGGCCGACTCCATCCCAATTCTCTGCATCACTGGCCAGGCCCCGCGTGCACGCCTGCACAAAGAAGACTTCCAGGCCGTCGACATCACCAGCATCGTCAAGCCGGTGACCAAGTGGGCGACCACCGTGCTGGAGCCAGGCCAAGTGCCTTACGCGTTCCAGAAGGCCTTCTATGAAATGCGCACCGGCCGCCCAGGCCCTGTGCTGATCGACCTGCCGTTCGACGTGCAGATGGCTGAAATCGAATTCGACATCGACGCCTACGAGCCGCTGGCCGTCAACAAGCCATCCGCCACCCGCGTACAGGCCGAAAAAGCCCTGGCAATGCTTAATGACGCCGAGCGCCCACTGCTGGTTGCAGGCGGCGGCATCATCAACGCCGACGCCAGCGACAAGCTGGTCGAGTTCGCTGAACTGACCGGTGTACCGGTCATCCCGACCCTGATGGGCTGGGGCACCATCCCGGACGACCACGCCCTGATGGTCGGCATGGTCGGCCTGCAGACGTCGCACCGCTACGGCAACGCCACCCTGCTCAAATCCGACCTGGTGTTCGGCATCGGTAACCGTTGGGCCAACCGCCACACCGGCTCCGTCGACGTCTACACCGAAGGCCGCAAGTTCGTGCATGTGGACATCGAACCGACCCAGATCGGCCGCGTATTCACCCCAGACCTGGGTATCGTGTCGGACGCTGGCAAGGCGCTGGATGTGTTCCTCGAAGTGGCCCGCGAGTGGAAAGCCGCTGGCAAGCTCAAGTGCCGCAAGGCCTGGCTGGAAGACTGCCAGGAGCGCAAGGCCACCCTGCAGCGCAAGACCCACTTCGACAACGTGCCGGTCAAGCCGCAGCGCGTGTATGAAGAGATGAACCAGGTGTTCGGCAAGGACACCACCTACGTCAGCACCATCGGCCTGTCGCAGATCGCCGGCGCGCAGTTCCTGCACGTGTACAAGCCACGTCACTGGATCAACTGCGGCCAGGCCGGCCCGCTGGGCTGGACCATCCCTGCCGCACTGGGCGTGGTCAAGGCCGACCCATCGCGCAAAGTGGTCGCCCTGTCGGGTGACTATGACTTCCAGTTCATGATCGAAGAGCTGGCAGTCGGCGCGCAGTTCAACCTGCCGTACGTCCACGTGCTGGTGAACAACGCCTACCTCGGCCTGATCCGTCAGGCGCAGCGTGGCTTCGACATGGATTACTGTGTACAACTGGCGTTCGAGAACATCAACTCCAGCGACGCCGCCAGCTACGGTGTCGATCACGTCGCCGTGGTCGAAGGCCTGGGCTGCAAGGCCATCCGCGTATTCGAGCCAGGCGAGATCGCCCCTGCCCTGCTCAAGGCGCAGAAGATGGCCGAAGAGTTCCGCGTGCCGGTGGTGGTTGAAGTGATTCTCGAGCGTGTGACCAACATTTCCATGGGCACCGAGATCAACGCGGTCAACGAGTTCGAAGACCTGGCCCTGGTCGGTAACGACGCGCCAACCGCCATCTCGATGCTGGACTGA
- a CDS encoding GlcG/HbpS family heme-binding protein yields MNVLNLKVAVSLVNAALAAGRQINAAPLTVAVLDAGGHLLALQREDGASLIRPEVATGKAWGAIALGKGSRLLALDAQQRPAFFAALNGLGERPVVPAPGGVLIRDQDGKVLGAVGISGDTSDIDEQCAISAIEEVGLKADAGVAA; encoded by the coding sequence ATGAACGTTCTGAACCTGAAAGTCGCGGTAAGCCTGGTCAATGCTGCGCTGGCGGCAGGCCGCCAGATCAACGCTGCGCCGTTGACTGTGGCGGTGCTGGATGCGGGCGGGCACTTGCTGGCGCTGCAGCGCGAGGATGGCGCTAGCCTGATTCGGCCGGAAGTGGCCACCGGTAAGGCCTGGGGGGCAATTGCCCTGGGCAAGGGCTCACGCTTGTTGGCGCTGGATGCGCAGCAACGGCCGGCGTTTTTTGCCGCGTTGAATGGGCTGGGGGAGCGGCCGGTGGTGCCGGCACCGGGGGGTGTGCTGATTCGTGATCAGGACGGCAAGGTGCTGGGTGCGGTGGGGATCAGCGGGGATACGTCGGATATCGACGAGCAATGCGCAATCAGTGCGATCGAGGAAGTTGGGTTGAAGGCGGATGCGGGGGTGGCTGCGTAA